In the genome of Arthrobacter alpinus, the window GCGCGAATGCGGAGTGCGGGCGGAAACGGTAGTCGCAGTCGTTGGAGCGGACCTTCAACGGGCCGGCGGGGATGACCAGGCGTTCGGTCTTGAACTGCTCGGAGATGGCACGACGGCGGCGGGCGGCATGGTCTGCCACCTCGGCACGGGCGGGGAGTTCAGTGGACGACGGCGCCCAGCTGGAAGCCATGAAGGAACGGAAGGCGTCAGAGTCGGGCCGCTGCGAACGGTTGTTCACACGCTCCTCGAGGGGCTGATCGCTTGAGTGGTCGGGGTGCGCGGAGGATTGCTCAGTCTGGTTCACCCCTTAAGTCTCCCACCGCTTGCGCCTTGGGACAAAGAAGCACGCGGATGCAGAAGCGACGTAGGCTTGGAACGTGAGAATCGATTTGCACGCCCACTCAAATATTTCCGACGGCACCCAGCGCCCTGCCGAGCTTGTCGCCGCCGCCGCAAAGGCCCGCCTGGATGTGGTTGCGTTGACAGATCACGACACCACCGACGGCTGGGCCGAGGCCAGGGCAGCCGCGAAAGACCACGGCGTCGGCCTGATTCCGGGCATGGAAATCTCCTGCAAAACCTCACTGGGAATCAGTGTCCACCTGCTCTGCTACCTCCACGACCCCGCCAACCCGGCGCTGTTGGAGGAGATTACCAAGGCCAAGGTGGCCCGGCTGAGCCGTGCCGAACGCATGGTGGAACGCCTCGCTGAGGACTACCCGCTGAACTGGGACGACGTCAGCGCCCATGTTGCCCCCGGAGCCACGGTGGGCCGCCCGCATATTGCTGATGCCCTGGTAGCGGCGGGCATCGTGGGGGACAGGAACGAGGCTTTCGCCAGCATCCTCACCTCCCATTCGCGCTATTTCGTCAGCCACTACGCGCCGGATCCGGTGCACGCCGTGGAATTGGTCCGTGCCGCCGGCGGCGTCCCCGTGTTTGCGCACCCGCTGGCGTCGGCCAGGGGGCGTGTGGTTGCCCCGGGGATTTTTCACGACATGATCGACGCCGGATTGCTCGGTTTGGAAGTGGAGCACCGGGACAATCCGCCCGAGGGTCGCGCGTGGCTGCGCAGGCTGGCGCAGGAAACCGGCCTCTTCATGACCGGGTCCTCGGACTATCACGGGGCCGGCAAGCCCAATTTGTTGGGCGAAAATCTCACAACGCCTGGGGCGCTGGACCGCATCCTGGCCCAGGGGACAGGTTCCGCGCCGTTCCTGCCATAACGGCGAAGTATGCACCATCAGTACCCTTGTGAGGGCATAGCGGCCATGTTCAATCACGGGCACCTGTTACAGTCACAAGAGATGATTGGTTCGAAAGTGTGGCGAAAGTCCCCTTTTGAGCCGTTGTAATCCCGTTGCCGGCTGAACGTCAGCCGTTGATTTTCCGGTAGTGAAGATAAGCCTTGAAAGCACTTCACTTTGGGCCGCCTGCGCAGAAATCTCTGCTTGCCTTGGCGGCTGGTCCCGGGCGGGAAGTGCGCCTGACAGGTCCCTCACCGGATTACCTCATGCACCCTTATTTGGCGGCGCACGCTGATTGTTGGCGGAATGCCGGTGAATTCCGTCCTATCGAAGGGACAAGAATGGTGCCGAATGGCGCAGGACTTCACCAACTGGGAAGTTGGACAGTAATTGGACTATTAGTGCTGTTTTACGGCGGCACACTGCTAATGACACTGTTCATTGGCCGCAAGAATGAAAACGCTGACGGCTACATGACCGCCGGCAACAAGGTCGGTTTTGGG includes:
- a CDS encoding PHP domain-containing protein, which encodes MRIDLHAHSNISDGTQRPAELVAAAAKARLDVVALTDHDTTDGWAEARAAAKDHGVGLIPGMEISCKTSLGISVHLLCYLHDPANPALLEEITKAKVARLSRAERMVERLAEDYPLNWDDVSAHVAPGATVGRPHIADALVAAGIVGDRNEAFASILTSHSRYFVSHYAPDPVHAVELVRAAGGVPVFAHPLASARGRVVAPGIFHDMIDAGLLGLEVEHRDNPPEGRAWLRRLAQETGLFMTGSSDYHGAGKPNLLGENLTTPGALDRILAQGTGSAPFLP